In a genomic window of Xenopus laevis strain J_2021 chromosome 5S, Xenopus_laevis_v10.1, whole genome shotgun sequence:
- the cmpk2.S gene encoding UMP-CMP kinase 2, mitochondrial isoform X2 — translation MILGWSTVGLLSRLITKREAVRRQIEIISSACSYCISSSYSQIMGTSHNPCSTDWEHRIFAVDANPSLGYPEPFYFTSLTNKDRASPATSNEWPMLAHGGIALSVCITDPFPVSAARLHRSLGQQLAQLFSGTCHVLRLLSYLPQDPYASLLRGFFICDPQNCTSTQHRLKHLLSEHRQHISSFTYQQKPQGGIWQNVLELNGGEQEMEEHWQVVRMGEPDPSPFALNILHTAVYYSLSSTRAVLLQCSACIPEAARILELLDKCDTSAKKGRFPVIVIEGLDATGKSTLTESLKDSLKATLLRSPPDCISKWRKTFDDEPSLIKRAYYAAGNYVGACEIAKASMNSPVIVDRYWHSTAAYAIATEIVGSVHSLPPCHHEVYQWPRDLLRPDLVILLTVSDEERMRRMRGRGLEETKEEKELESNTMFRLKVEEAYKRIENPQCVIIDASPAKEMVLKETLNVVRKHCVI, via the exons ATGATATTGGGCTGGAGCACAGTCGGGCTCTTGTCTCGGCTAATAACCAAAAGGGAAGCTGTGAGGCGGCAGATAGAGATAATATCCAGTGCTTGCAGCTATTGCATATCCAGTTCTTATAGCCAGATCATGGGCACTTCTCACAACCCCTGCAGTACAGATTGGGAGCACAGGATCTTTGCAGTGGATGCCAACCCCAGCCTGGGCTACCCAGAGCCCTTCTATTTCACATCACTGACAAATAAGGATAGAGCTTCTCCTGCCACTTCTAATGAGTGGCCAATGTTGGCACATGGGGGCATTGCCCTGTCTGTGTGTATTACTGACCCATTCCCAGTAAGCGCTGCCAGACTGCATAGATCCCTGGGGCAACAGCTCGCCCAACTATTCTCTGGCACATGCCACGTACTAAGGCTCCTCTCCTACCTCCCACAGGACCCCTATGCTTCCCTACTGAGGGGCTTCTTTATCTGTGACCCCCAGAACTGCACCAGCACTCAACACAGGCTAAAGCACCTGCTCAGCgagcacaggcagcacatcaGTTCTTTCACTTACCAACAGAAACCACAAGGGGGCATCTGGCAGAATGTATTGGAACTGAATGGAGGAGAACAAGAGATGGAGGAACATTGGCAAGTAGTGAGAATGGGGGAGCCGGACCCATCCCCATTTGCGCTCAATATCCTACACACTGCTGTGTACTATTCACTGAGTAGCACCCGCGCTGTCTTACTACAG TGTTCTGCATGTATCCCGGAAGCCGCAAGGATTCTAGAACTTCTGGATAAGTGTGACACCAGCGCTAAGAAAGGACGTTTTCCTGTTATTGTTATTGAGGGACTTGATGCCACAG GGAAAAGCACACTAACCGAATCCCTGAAGGACTCCCTAAAGGCAACATTACTCAGGTCACCACCTGACTGCATTAGCAAGTGGCGGAAAACATTTGATGATGAGCCGTCACTTATAAAAAGAGCATATTATGCCGCGGGCAACTACGTTGGGGCCTGTGAAATAGCCAAGGCATCAATGAATTCACCGGTCATTGTGGACAG GTATTGGCACAGCACGGCGGCCTATGCTATTGCTACAGAAATAGTTGGAAGTGTTCACAGCCTCCCCCCCTGCCATCATGAAGTTTATCAGTGGCCACGGGATCTATTAAGGCCTGATCTTGTCATTCTGCTGACTGTCAGCGACGAGGAGAGAATGCGACGGATGCGGGGACGTGGACTGGAAGAAACCAAGGAAGAGAAGGAGTTGGAATCTAACACCATGTTCCGGCTGAA GGTGGAAGAGGCGTATAAGAGAATAGAAAACCCCCAGTGTGTGATCATCGACGCCAGCCCGGCAAAGGAAATGGTTTTAAAGGAAACGTTAAACGTAGTAAGGAAGCACTGTGTCATCTAG
- the cmpk2.S gene encoding UMP-CMP kinase 2, mitochondrial isoform X1 codes for MILGWSTVGLLSRLITKREAVRRQIEIISSACSYCISSSYSQIMGTSHNPCSTDWEHRIFAVDANPSLGYPEPFYFTSLTNKDRASPATSNEWPMLAHGGIALSVCITDPFPVSAARLHRSLGQQLAQLFSGTCHVLRLLSYLPQDPYASLLRGFFICDPQNCTSTQHRLKHLLSEHRQHISSFTYQQKPQGGIWQNVLELNGGEQEMEEHWQVVRMGEPDPSPFALNILHTAVYYSLSSTRAVLLQCSACIPEAARILELLDKCDTSAKKGRFPVIVIEGLDATVQRKSGHFNTDAEPGTVGRYAVFMGQNKEQRPVTLMVPTVHGAKYYLPTVRRGNSLRIRAWRIYSPITRKSTLTESLKDSLKATLLRSPPDCISKWRKTFDDEPSLIKRAYYAAGNYVGACEIAKASMNSPVIVDRYWHSTAAYAIATEIVGSVHSLPPCHHEVYQWPRDLLRPDLVILLTVSDEERMRRMRGRGLEETKEEKELESNTMFRLKVEEAYKRIENPQCVIIDASPAKEMVLKETLNVVRKHCVI; via the exons ATGATATTGGGCTGGAGCACAGTCGGGCTCTTGTCTCGGCTAATAACCAAAAGGGAAGCTGTGAGGCGGCAGATAGAGATAATATCCAGTGCTTGCAGCTATTGCATATCCAGTTCTTATAGCCAGATCATGGGCACTTCTCACAACCCCTGCAGTACAGATTGGGAGCACAGGATCTTTGCAGTGGATGCCAACCCCAGCCTGGGCTACCCAGAGCCCTTCTATTTCACATCACTGACAAATAAGGATAGAGCTTCTCCTGCCACTTCTAATGAGTGGCCAATGTTGGCACATGGGGGCATTGCCCTGTCTGTGTGTATTACTGACCCATTCCCAGTAAGCGCTGCCAGACTGCATAGATCCCTGGGGCAACAGCTCGCCCAACTATTCTCTGGCACATGCCACGTACTAAGGCTCCTCTCCTACCTCCCACAGGACCCCTATGCTTCCCTACTGAGGGGCTTCTTTATCTGTGACCCCCAGAACTGCACCAGCACTCAACACAGGCTAAAGCACCTGCTCAGCgagcacaggcagcacatcaGTTCTTTCACTTACCAACAGAAACCACAAGGGGGCATCTGGCAGAATGTATTGGAACTGAATGGAGGAGAACAAGAGATGGAGGAACATTGGCAAGTAGTGAGAATGGGGGAGCCGGACCCATCCCCATTTGCGCTCAATATCCTACACACTGCTGTGTACTATTCACTGAGTAGCACCCGCGCTGTCTTACTACAG TGTTCTGCATGTATCCCGGAAGCCGCAAGGATTCTAGAACTTCTGGATAAGTGTGACACCAGCGCTAAGAAAGGACGTTTTCCTGTTATTGTTATTGAGGGACTTGATGCCACAG tgcagagaaagtcgggacatttcaataCAGATGCAGAAcccgggacagttgggaggtatgctgtattcatgggacaAAACAAAGAGCAGAGACCGGTCACACTAATGGTACCTACCGTGCATGGAGCAAAGTATTATTTGCCGACAGTGAGACGCGGGAATTcgttgcgaattcgcgcctggcgaatttattcgcccattacta GGAAAAGCACACTAACCGAATCCCTGAAGGACTCCCTAAAGGCAACATTACTCAGGTCACCACCTGACTGCATTAGCAAGTGGCGGAAAACATTTGATGATGAGCCGTCACTTATAAAAAGAGCATATTATGCCGCGGGCAACTACGTTGGGGCCTGTGAAATAGCCAAGGCATCAATGAATTCACCGGTCATTGTGGACAG GTATTGGCACAGCACGGCGGCCTATGCTATTGCTACAGAAATAGTTGGAAGTGTTCACAGCCTCCCCCCCTGCCATCATGAAGTTTATCAGTGGCCACGGGATCTATTAAGGCCTGATCTTGTCATTCTGCTGACTGTCAGCGACGAGGAGAGAATGCGACGGATGCGGGGACGTGGACTGGAAGAAACCAAGGAAGAGAAGGAGTTGGAATCTAACACCATGTTCCGGCTGAA GGTGGAAGAGGCGTATAAGAGAATAGAAAACCCCCAGTGTGTGATCATCGACGCCAGCCCGGCAAAGGAAATGGTTTTAAAGGAAACGTTAAACGTAGTAAGGAAGCACTGTGTCATCTAG